A single genomic interval of Flavobacterium sp. N2820 harbors:
- a CDS encoding 4Fe-4S dicluster domain-containing protein: protein MAIIITDECINCGACEPECPNTAIYEGADDWRWKDGTKLSGKVILPDGTEVDADAAQTPVSDDIYYIVPGKCTECKGFHEEPQCAAVCPVDCCVPDDNHVESEETLLNRQSFLHNE from the coding sequence ATGGCAATTATTATAACAGACGAATGTATTAACTGTGGCGCTTGTGAGCCTGAATGTCCAAACACTGCAATTTATGAAGGCGCAGATGATTGGAGATGGAAAGATGGTACAAAATTGAGTGGAAAAGTAATTTTACCAGATGGAACTGAAGTTGATGCTGATGCAGCGCAAACACCAGTATCAGATGATATTTATTATATTGTTCCAGGAAAATGTACTGAATGTAAAGGTTTTCATGAAGAACCTCAATGTGCAGCGGTATGTCCTGTAGATTGTTGTGTGCCAGATGATAATCACGTAGAAAGCGAAGAAACGCTTTTAAATAGACAATCTTTTTTACATAACGAATAA
- a CDS encoding DUF937 domain-containing protein: MFDQLSELVKQFGGEAVVNNPAVPNEQNDAVMQEAGGSILSGLKDMVANGNISDLSGMLSGNTPIDANNPVIQQLTEKVTGNLGEKFGLSSDAAGSVAGGLIPQILGGLINKAKDPNQPGFNMNDLVSAISGGQGGGLMDAVSKYGGQFGLDQNNDGKVDMGDAMAAVSKKGGLGGLLGKLFGK, translated from the coding sequence ATGTTTGATCAACTTTCAGAATTAGTAAAACAATTTGGTGGTGAAGCTGTGGTAAATAATCCAGCTGTACCAAATGAACAAAATGATGCCGTAATGCAAGAAGCCGGAGGTTCAATACTTTCAGGTTTAAAAGATATGGTAGCAAATGGAAATATTAGTGATTTATCAGGAATGTTAAGCGGAAATACGCCCATTGATGCAAACAATCCCGTTATACAACAATTGACAGAAAAAGTAACAGGAAATTTAGGCGAAAAATTTGGTTTATCATCCGATGCTGCTGGAAGTGTTGCTGGAGGATTAATCCCTCAAATTTTAGGAGGATTAATTAATAAAGCGAAAGACCCAAACCAACCAGGATTTAACATGAACGACTTAGTAAGTGCTATTTCAGGAGGTCAAGGTGGCGGATTAATGGACGCTGTTTCAAAATATGGAGGTCAATTTGGTTTAGATCAAAATAATGATGGAAAAGTAGATATGGGTGATGCTATGGCTGCTGTTTCTAAAAAAGGAGGTTTAGGAGGTTTACTAGGGAAACTTTTTGGAAAATAA
- a CDS encoding acyl-CoA reductase codes for MLQSEIKSSFVELGNFLRQFSLEKNTKDVSVLQNDLFYVDFISLVELSQSHNGWFTPEQVYFSVQSWAKALTETNLNQWLSPYDFSKTTPEKIGLVLAGNIPLVGFHDFLSVLISGHDVLVKTSSNDQHLLKFLAKYLISIQPELNSKITFVEGKLEGFDAVIATGSNNTARYFEFYFKDKPSIIRKNRNSVAVLDGTESHEDLVGLGEDIFRYFGLGCRNVSKLFVPKDYNFDAFFKAMYEYREVIQYEKYANNYDYNKAVFLMSNFQLLDNEFLTIKEDSSYASPISSVFYEFYENIDEIKNRLNTDAEQIQCVVSNNLIENSVSFGQTQQPRLWDYADNVDTLAFLSKI; via the coding sequence ATGTTACAAAGTGAAATAAAATCGAGTTTTGTTGAATTAGGGAATTTTTTACGTCAATTTTCTTTAGAAAAAAACACCAAAGACGTGTCGGTTTTGCAAAACGATTTATTTTATGTTGATTTCATTTCGTTAGTTGAATTATCGCAATCACACAATGGTTGGTTTACTCCCGAGCAAGTTTATTTTAGTGTTCAATCTTGGGCAAAAGCATTAACAGAAACCAACCTAAACCAATGGCTTTCTCCTTACGATTTTTCAAAAACAACACCCGAAAAAATAGGATTAGTTTTAGCAGGAAATATTCCTTTAGTAGGTTTTCATGATTTTCTTTCGGTACTAATTTCTGGGCATGATGTATTGGTTAAAACGTCTTCAAACGACCAACATTTATTAAAATTTCTAGCAAAATATTTAATTTCCATTCAACCCGAACTTAACTCAAAAATAACATTTGTTGAAGGAAAATTAGAAGGTTTTGATGCCGTAATTGCCACCGGAAGTAACAATACAGCGCGTTATTTTGAATTTTATTTTAAAGACAAACCAAGTATTATTCGTAAAAACAGAAATTCGGTTGCTGTTTTAGATGGAACTGAATCACATGAAGATTTAGTGGGTTTGGGTGAAGATATTTTTCGATATTTTGGATTAGGTTGTCGAAATGTTTCAAAACTATTTGTTCCTAAAGATTACAATTTTGATGCTTTTTTTAAAGCAATGTATGAATACCGTGAGGTAATTCAATATGAAAAATATGCGAATAATTACGATTACAACAAAGCGGTTTTCTTAATGAGTAATTTTCAATTATTGGACAATGAATTTTTAACAATTAAAGAAGATTCTAGTTACGCCTCACCTATTTCCTCAGTATTTTATGAATTTTATGAGAACATAGACGAGATAAAAAATCGACTAAACACTGATGCAGAACAAATTCAATGTGTGGTTTCTAACAACCTAATTGAAAACAGTGTTTCTTTTGGGCAAACACAACAACCAAGACTGTGGGATTATGCAGATAATGTTGATACGCTTGCCTTTTTATCAAAAATATAA
- a CDS encoding DUF6787 family protein has product MKKLKERWNVTSNWQLTIIFIVFAITGFSSLQLAKPFLNLIGIPETFQPHWLYRVLRLILIFPIYQVLLVFVGFVFGQFAFFWEFEKKMLDRMKLGFISKYVDSKLKKEQ; this is encoded by the coding sequence ATGAAAAAACTCAAAGAACGCTGGAATGTAACTTCAAACTGGCAATTAACCATTATTTTCATTGTATTTGCAATTACAGGTTTTAGTTCACTACAATTAGCAAAACCCTTTTTAAATTTAATAGGAATTCCAGAAACGTTCCAACCTCATTGGTTGTATAGAGTTTTAAGGTTGATTCTTATTTTTCCTATTTATCAAGTATTATTAGTGTTTGTTGGTTTTGTATTTGGACAATTCGCTTTTTTTTGGGAATTTGAAAAAAAGATGTTAGACCGAATGAAACTGGGTTTCATTTCAAAATATGTAGATTCTAAACTAAAAAAGGAGCAATAA
- the serC gene encoding 3-phosphoserine/phosphohydroxythreonine transaminase, with translation MKKHNYSAGPCILPQEVFEKSAQAILDFNNSGLSILEISHRSKDFVAVMEEARALVLELLGLEGKGYQALFLAGGASLEFLMIPYNLMKVDGKAAYLDTGTWANSAIKEAKHFGETIVVASSKSENYNHIPKDYSIPTDASYFHCTSNNTIFGTQMKSFPQVHIPLVCDMSSDIFSRTLDFSKFDIIYAGAQKNMGPAGTTLVVVKEDILGKTGRTIPNMLDYQQHIAKESMYNTPPVFPIYASLLTLQWLKKLGGIAAIEKINEAKANLLYAEIDRNPLFKGAAAKEDRSTMNATFLLVDEAHQEKFDSMWKAAGISGLAGHRSVGGYRASMYNALPLESVQVLVDVMQELEKNI, from the coding sequence ATGAAAAAACACAACTACAGCGCAGGTCCATGTATTCTTCCACAAGAAGTTTTTGAAAAATCGGCGCAAGCAATTTTAGATTTCAACAATTCTGGATTATCAATTTTAGAAATTTCACACCGAAGCAAAGATTTTGTTGCTGTAATGGAAGAAGCTAGAGCTTTAGTTTTAGAACTTTTAGGATTAGAAGGCAAAGGATATCAAGCTTTATTTTTAGCTGGTGGAGCTAGTTTAGAATTTTTAATGATTCCTTACAATTTAATGAAAGTTGATGGAAAAGCAGCATACTTAGATACAGGAACTTGGGCAAATAGTGCTATCAAAGAAGCCAAACATTTTGGAGAAACAATTGTTGTAGCTTCATCAAAATCAGAAAATTACAATCATATCCCAAAAGACTATTCAATTCCTACTGATGCCTCTTATTTTCATTGCACAAGTAACAATACTATTTTTGGAACCCAAATGAAATCGTTTCCTCAAGTACATATTCCATTGGTTTGTGATATGAGTTCAGATATTTTTTCACGTACATTAGATTTTTCAAAATTTGATATTATTTATGCAGGCGCTCAAAAAAATATGGGGCCAGCTGGTACTACGTTAGTAGTGGTTAAAGAAGATATTTTAGGAAAAACAGGCAGAACTATTCCAAATATGTTAGATTATCAACAACATATAGCGAAAGAAAGTATGTACAATACGCCTCCAGTATTTCCTATTTATGCATCACTTTTAACCCTTCAATGGTTGAAAAAATTGGGTGGAATTGCTGCTATCGAAAAAATTAATGAGGCAAAAGCAAACTTACTTTACGCTGAAATTGATAGAAACCCTTTATTCAAAGGAGCTGCCGCAAAAGAAGATAGAAGTACTATGAACGCAACTTTTTTATTAGTAGACGAAGCGCATCAAGAAAAATTTGACAGCATGTGGAAAGCAGCTGGAATTTCTGGATTAGCGGGACATCGTTCTGTTGGTGGGTATCGCGCTTCAATGTACAATGCACTTCCATTAGAAAGTGTACAAGTTTTGGTGGATGTAATGCAAGAATTAGAGAAAAATATTTAA
- the msrA gene encoding peptide-methionine (S)-S-oxide reductase MsrA: MKNEVKLIVLFFCSIVISCTAKEKPIVKAEFKEPTKLNVTEGMEIATFAGGCFWCTEAVFLDIKGVEKVVSGYIGGVTKNPTYKEICTGTTGHAEAIQITFDPEKVAYEDLLEIFFATHDPTTLNRQGADIGTQYRSEIFYHSLAQKDKAENYIALIEKEKLYEKKVVTKVSTATIFYPAEEYHQNYYNQNAEQGYCQMVIAPKLEKLRKYYKTKLK; the protein is encoded by the coding sequence ATGAAAAATGAAGTAAAGTTAATTGTATTATTTTTTTGCTCTATTGTAATTTCATGTACAGCAAAAGAAAAACCAATTGTGAAGGCAGAATTTAAAGAACCAACAAAACTTAATGTAACAGAAGGTATGGAAATAGCAACATTTGCAGGTGGATGTTTTTGGTGTACAGAAGCCGTTTTTTTAGACATCAAAGGAGTAGAAAAGGTAGTTTCGGGATATATTGGTGGTGTAACTAAAAATCCTACCTATAAAGAAATTTGTACTGGAACAACGGGTCATGCTGAAGCAATTCAGATTACATTTGATCCTGAAAAAGTTGCTTACGAAGATTTATTAGAAATATTTTTTGCAACACACGACCCTACAACATTAAATCGTCAAGGAGCTGATATAGGAACGCAATATCGTAGTGAAATTTTTTACCATTCTTTAGCGCAAAAGGATAAAGCAGAAAACTATATCGCTTTGATTGAAAAAGAAAAATTGTATGAGAAAAAAGTGGTTACAAAAGTTTCTACGGCTACCATTTTTTATCCCGCAGAAGAATACCATCAAAATTATTACAATCAGAATGCAGAACAAGGTTATTGTCAAATGGTAATTGCACCCAAATTAGAAAAATTGCGTAAATATTATAAAACAAAATTAAAATAG
- a CDS encoding D-2-hydroxyacid dehydrogenase — protein sequence MKVLANDGISKSGIKALEKGGFEVITTKVAQEQVANYINTHDVKVILVRSATKVRQDIIDACPGLKIIGRGGVGMDNIDVDYARSKGLHVINTPASSSESVAELVFAHLFTGVRFLHDANRNMPLEGDTNFDGLKKAYANGIELRGKTLGIIGFGRIGQAVAKMALGLGMKVIAADKYVNEAVIRVDFYNGQFINVEIVTESLEDIFKHSDFITLHVPAQDGYVIDKAEFELMKENVGIVNCARGGVINEVALIEALDEGKVLFAGLDVFENEPTPEIQILMHPKISLTPHIGAATEEAQDRIGTELAEQIISLLKND from the coding sequence ATGAAAGTTTTAGCAAACGACGGAATTTCAAAAAGTGGTATCAAAGCATTAGAAAAAGGAGGTTTTGAAGTCATCACTACAAAAGTGGCGCAAGAACAAGTTGCCAACTATATTAACACACATGATGTAAAAGTAATTTTGGTAAGAAGTGCGACCAAAGTGCGACAAGATATTATAGATGCTTGCCCAGGATTAAAAATCATTGGTCGTGGTGGCGTTGGAATGGATAACATTGATGTAGATTATGCACGTAGCAAAGGGTTACATGTAATCAATACCCCAGCTTCTTCTTCTGAAAGTGTAGCCGAATTAGTTTTTGCGCATTTATTTACAGGAGTTCGTTTTTTACATGATGCTAACCGAAATATGCCATTAGAAGGTGATACCAATTTTGACGGATTGAAAAAAGCTTATGCAAACGGAATTGAACTTCGTGGAAAAACATTAGGAATTATTGGTTTTGGTCGTATTGGTCAAGCTGTAGCTAAAATGGCTTTAGGTCTTGGAATGAAAGTTATTGCGGCAGATAAGTATGTAAACGAAGCCGTTATTCGCGTTGATTTTTACAACGGACAATTTATCAATGTTGAAATTGTTACTGAATCATTAGAAGATATTTTCAAACATTCTGATTTTATTACGCTTCACGTTCCTGCGCAAGATGGTTATGTGATTGACAAGGCTGAATTTGAACTCATGAAAGAAAATGTAGGAATTGTTAACTGTGCCCGTGGAGGTGTAATAAATGAAGTTGCATTGATTGAAGCTTTAGACGAAGGAAAAGTATTATTTGCTGGATTAGATGTTTTTGAAAACGAACCTACACCAGAAATTCAAATTTTAATGCATCCAAAAATCTCTTTGACACCACATATCGGAGCCGCTACAGAAGAAGCACAAGATCGAATTGGTACAGAGCTAGCGGAACAAATAATTAGTCTATTAAAAAATGACTAA
- a CDS encoding TIGR02117 family protein, producing the protein MKVFKKFLKYTTFFLLGIIGYLLVVTLLSYISVNDGLVKSHKEIPIYILTNGVHTDVVLPLKSEHYDWTNQLKTEHTKAKDTTMNYVALGWGDKGFYLETPTWADLKASTALKAASGLSSSAMHVTFYKEMKESKSCKKLQISSNNYKKLILFINESFQTKSGEFLKIETEAVYGKHDVFYEANGSYSLFYTCNSWANQALKAANQKAALWTISDSGIFRHYE; encoded by the coding sequence ATGAAAGTCTTCAAAAAATTCCTAAAATACACTACATTTTTCCTTTTAGGGATTATTGGTTATTTGCTTGTGGTTACCTTACTTTCCTATATTTCTGTGAATGATGGTTTGGTAAAAAGTCATAAAGAAATTCCAATTTACATCCTAACTAATGGAGTGCACACCGATGTTGTTTTGCCTTTAAAAAGCGAACATTACGATTGGACCAACCAACTCAAAACTGAACATACTAAAGCAAAAGACACAACAATGAACTATGTTGCTTTAGGTTGGGGAGATAAAGGTTTTTACTTAGAAACTCCCACTTGGGCAGACTTAAAAGCAAGTACGGCTTTAAAAGCGGCTTCAGGATTGAGTTCATCGGCAATGCATGTAACGTTTTACAAAGAGATGAAAGAAAGTAAGTCTTGTAAAAAACTTCAAATTTCATCCAATAATTACAAAAAGTTGATTCTATTCATTAACGAGTCTTTCCAAACCAAATCTGGTGAATTTCTAAAAATTGAAACCGAAGCCGTTTACGGAAAACACGATGTTTTTTATGAAGCTAACGGAAGTTATTCGCTATTTTACACCTGCAATTCTTGGGCAAACCAAGCCTTAAAAGCTGCCAATCAAAAAGCCGCTCTTTGGACAATTTCTGATAGTGGCATTTTTAGACATTATGAATAA
- a CDS encoding DNA topoisomerase IV subunit B, which produces MLEQNQYTEDNIRSLDWKEHIRMRPGMYIGKLGDGSSPDDGIYILLKEVLDNCIDEFVMGAGKTIEVTIKDKLVTVRDYGRGIPLGKVVDVVSKMNTGGKYDSKAFKKSVGLNGVGTKAVNALSNYFRVESVRDNQQKAAEFSAGNLTLEEDVQETTKRKGTKVSFIADEAIFKNYKYRNEYIIKMLKNYCYLNTGLVIYYNGEKYFSDNGLKDLLEEAIHEDDMVYPTIHLLGDDIEVAITHSKSQYSEEYHSFVNGQNTTQGGTHLGAFREAIVKTIKEFYNKPFEASDIRKSIVSAIAVKVEEPVFESQTKTKLGSTDIGPNGPSVRSFVNDFIKTKLDNFLHKNPEVADALLRKILQAERERKELSGIRKLAKDRAKKASLHNKKLRDCRVHLTDAKNPRSLESTLFITEGDSASGSITKSRDVNTQAVFSLRGKPLNSYGMTKKIVYENEEFNLLQAALNIEEDMGDLRYNNIVIATDADVDGMHIRLLLITFFLQFFPELIKDGHLYILQTPLFRVRNKKETIYCYSEEERVNAIEKLKPKPEITRFKGLGEISPDEFKHFIGQDIRLDPVMLDKATSIETLLEFYMGKNTPDRQEFIINNLKVELDVVEKN; this is translated from the coding sequence ATGTTAGAGCAAAATCAATACACCGAAGACAATATACGTTCCTTAGATTGGAAAGAACACATTCGTATGCGTCCCGGTATGTATATCGGAAAACTAGGTGATGGTTCTTCGCCCGATGATGGTATTTATATTTTATTAAAAGAAGTATTGGATAACTGTATCGATGAATTTGTCATGGGTGCCGGAAAAACCATAGAAGTTACCATCAAAGACAAACTCGTTACGGTGCGCGATTATGGTCGAGGCATTCCGTTAGGAAAAGTAGTCGATGTAGTTTCCAAAATGAATACGGGTGGAAAATACGATTCCAAAGCCTTCAAAAAATCAGTAGGTTTAAATGGTGTCGGTACAAAAGCCGTAAATGCACTTTCCAATTATTTCCGAGTAGAATCGGTGCGTGATAACCAACAAAAAGCAGCGGAATTCTCTGCCGGAAATCTAACCTTAGAAGAAGACGTTCAAGAAACAACCAAGCGTAAAGGAACCAAAGTTTCGTTTATTGCTGATGAGGCGATTTTCAAGAACTACAAATACCGTAATGAGTACATCATCAAGATGCTCAAAAATTACTGTTATCTAAATACGGGATTAGTCATTTATTACAATGGTGAAAAGTATTTTTCTGATAACGGTTTAAAAGATTTATTAGAAGAAGCCATTCACGAAGACGATATGGTGTATCCAACGATTCATTTGTTGGGCGACGATATCGAAGTGGCTATTACACACAGTAAATCGCAATATTCAGAAGAATATCATTCGTTTGTTAACGGACAAAATACTACGCAAGGAGGAACGCATTTAGGTGCTTTTCGTGAGGCGATTGTAAAAACCATCAAAGAGTTTTACAACAAACCTTTTGAAGCTTCGGATATTCGTAAATCCATAGTTTCCGCTATTGCTGTTAAAGTAGAAGAACCGGTTTTCGAATCGCAAACTAAAACCAAATTAGGTTCTACCGATATTGGTCCGAATGGGCCTTCGGTGCGTTCGTTTGTGAATGATTTCATCAAAACGAAGTTAGATAATTTTTTACATAAAAATCCAGAAGTTGCTGATGCGTTATTGCGTAAGATTTTACAAGCCGAACGCGAACGTAAAGAGCTTTCAGGTATTCGAAAATTAGCCAAAGACCGCGCTAAAAAAGCCAGTCTGCATAATAAAAAATTACGCGATTGTCGTGTACATTTAACCGATGCTAAAAACCCAAGAAGTTTAGAAAGTACGCTTTTTATTACTGAGGGAGATTCGGCTTCTGGTTCCATTACGAAGAGTCGTGATGTGAATACGCAAGCGGTTTTTAGTTTACGTGGTAAGCCGTTGAATTCGTATGGAATGACAAAGAAAATTGTATACGAAAACGAAGAATTCAATTTATTACAAGCTGCATTAAACATCGAGGAAGACATGGGCGATTTACGTTACAACAATATCGTAATTGCAACCGATGCCGATGTCGATGGAATGCACATTCGCTTGTTGTTGATTACGTTTTTCTTGCAGTTTTTCCCTGAGTTGATTAAAGACGGACATTTGTATATTTTACAAACGCCTTTGTTCCGTGTGCGAAATAAAAAAGAAACGATTTATTGCTACAGCGAAGAAGAACGAGTAAACGCCATTGAAAAACTAAAGCCAAAACCAGAAATCACCCGATTCAAAGGATTAGGAGAAATTTCGCCAGATGAGTTCAAACATTTCATTGGGCAAGACATTCGATTAGATCCTGTTATGTTAGATAAAGCCACTTCTATTGAAACCTTGTTAGAGTTCTACATGGGTAAAAACACCCCAGACCGCCAAGAGTTTATCATTAATAATTTGAAAGTGGAGTTGGATGTGGTAGAGAAGAATTAG
- a CDS encoding ABC transporter ATP-binding protein encodes MIVAKNIHKYYDTLHVLKGVDLHIKKGEIVSIVGASGAGKTTLLQILGTLDLPKKEHNTVLEINGESVLNLNDKNLSKFRNTHLGFIFQFHQLLPEFTALENVCIPGFIANRNKKEVESEAKRLLSYLGLAERTHHKPSELSGGEQQRVAVARALINKPAVIFADEPSGNLDTTTAENLHELFFKLRDEFGQTFVIVTHNEELANMADRKLTMVDGNIVTI; translated from the coding sequence ATGATAGTTGCAAAAAACATACATAAATATTACGACACATTACACGTTTTAAAAGGCGTTGACTTGCATATTAAAAAAGGGGAAATCGTTTCAATTGTAGGAGCTTCAGGGGCAGGAAAAACTACTTTATTGCAAATTTTAGGTACGTTAGACCTTCCCAAGAAAGAACACAATACTGTTTTAGAAATTAACGGTGAATCAGTGCTCAACCTGAATGATAAAAATTTATCGAAATTTAGAAACACGCATTTGGGATTTATATTTCAATTTCATCAATTGTTACCCGAATTTACCGCTTTAGAAAATGTTTGTATTCCAGGATTTATAGCAAATCGCAATAAAAAAGAAGTTGAAAGCGAAGCAAAACGCTTGTTATCTTATTTAGGTTTAGCCGAACGAACACATCACAAACCAAGTGAACTTTCGGGCGGAGAACAACAACGTGTTGCTGTTGCCAGAGCTTTAATAAATAAACCAGCCGTTATCTTTGCCGATGAACCTTCGGGAAATTTAGATACAACCACAGCCGAAAATTTACACGAATTGTTTTTTAAATTACGTGATGAATTTGGACAAACCTTTGTAATTGTTACCCATAACGAAGAATTAGCCAATATGGCAGATAGAAAACTGACGATGGTGGATGGGAATATTGTAACTATTTAA
- the ychF gene encoding redox-regulated ATPase YchF: protein MKAGIVGLPNVGKSTLFNCLSNAKAQSANFPFCTIEPNIGVVNVPDPRINRLEELVKPERVQMATVDIVDIAGLVKGASKGEGLGNQFLGNIRECNAIIHVLRCFDNDNIVHVDGNVNPIRDKETIDIELQLKDLETVEKRLEKTNRAAKTGNKEAQAEKALLDRIRETLLAGKSARTVIPQNQDEVDMMEEFQLITTKPVLYVCNVDEASAVNGNKYVDQVRELVKDEQAEVIILSVGAEADITELESYEERQVFLEDMGLTEPGSAVLIRAAYKLLKLQTYFTAGVKEVRAWTINIGDTAPKAAGVIHTDFEKGFIRAEVIAFEDFSNYGSEAKVKEAGKLRVEGKEYIVKDGDVMHFRFNV from the coding sequence ATGAAAGCAGGAATTGTAGGATTACCAAATGTTGGAAAATCAACTTTATTTAATTGTTTGTCTAATGCAAAAGCGCAAAGTGCAAACTTTCCATTTTGTACTATTGAACCCAATATTGGTGTGGTAAACGTTCCAGATCCACGTATTAATCGTTTGGAGGAATTGGTTAAACCAGAACGAGTGCAAATGGCAACGGTAGATATCGTAGATATTGCTGGATTGGTAAAAGGAGCAAGTAAAGGTGAAGGTTTAGGAAATCAATTCTTAGGAAACATTAGAGAATGTAATGCAATTATTCATGTTTTACGTTGTTTTGATAACGATAATATCGTGCACGTTGATGGTAATGTCAATCCAATTCGCGATAAAGAAACGATTGATATCGAATTGCAATTAAAAGACTTAGAAACGGTTGAAAAACGTTTGGAAAAAACCAATCGTGCAGCAAAAACTGGAAATAAAGAAGCACAAGCTGAAAAAGCGTTATTAGATAGAATTCGTGAAACATTATTAGCGGGAAAATCAGCTCGTACAGTAATTCCTCAAAATCAAGATGAAGTTGATATGATGGAAGAATTCCAATTAATTACCACAAAACCTGTTTTATATGTATGTAATGTAGACGAAGCTTCGGCAGTAAACGGAAACAAATATGTAGATCAAGTTCGTGAATTAGTAAAAGACGAACAAGCAGAAGTAATCATTCTTTCAGTAGGAGCAGAAGCCGATATTACTGAATTAGAAAGCTATGAAGAGCGTCAAGTATTCTTAGAAGATATGGGATTGACTGAGCCAGGTTCGGCAGTGTTAATTCGTGCCGCTTACAAATTATTAAAATTACAAACGTATTTCACGGCGGGTGTTAAAGAAGTTCGCGCTTGGACTATCAATATTGGAGATACAGCTCCAAAAGCAGCCGGAGTAATTCACACCGATTTTGAAAAAGGATTCATCCGTGCAGAAGTTATTGCATTCGAAGATTTCTCAAACTACGGTTCAGAAGCTAAAGTAAAAGAAGCTGGAAAATTAAGAGTAGAAGGAAAAGAATACATTGTAAAAGATGGCGATGTGATGCATTTCCGTTTTAATGTGTAA
- the folE gene encoding GTP cyclohydrolase I FolE — MNTTIEKEIFDIIGDNHQMTSAETPMRADAFFKSDAEKMEVIEHHFEIIMKELGLDLTDDSLQGTPHRVAKMFVQEIFSGLNPANKPKISVFDNSYQYDKMLVEANISFNSTCEHHFLPIVGKAHIGYVSSGKVIGLSKLNRIVDYYARRPQVQERMIMQIFNELKSVLETENVMIVVEATHLCVSSRGIKDESSYTSTLQYGGVFNQKEFRDDFYKMIHKE, encoded by the coding sequence ATGAATACTACTATTGAAAAAGAAATATTTGATATCATTGGCGATAATCACCAAATGACATCTGCTGAAACACCAATGAGAGCCGATGCTTTCTTCAAATCTGATGCTGAAAAAATGGAAGTTATTGAGCACCATTTTGAAATTATTATGAAAGAATTGGGTTTAGATTTAACAGATGATAGTTTGCAAGGAACACCGCATCGTGTGGCAAAAATGTTTGTTCAGGAAATATTTTCGGGATTAAATCCTGCAAATAAGCCCAAAATATCTGTTTTTGACAATTCGTACCAGTATGATAAAATGTTGGTGGAAGCAAATATCAGTTTTAATTCTACTTGTGAGCATCATTTTTTACCAATTGTTGGAAAAGCGCACATTGGTTATGTGTCTTCTGGAAAAGTTATTGGTCTTTCAAAATTGAATAGAATAGTTGATTATTATGCACGAAGACCACAAGTTCAAGAGCGTATGATTATGCAAATTTTTAACGAATTGAAATCGGTTTTAGAAACTGAAAATGTAATGATTGTTGTTGAAGCAACTCATTTATGTGTTTCAAGTAGAGGAATTAAAGATGAAAGTAGTTATACTTCAACTTTACAGTATGGTGGTGTATTTAATCAGAAGGAATTTCGTGATGATTTTTACAAAATGATTCATAAAGAATAA
- a CDS encoding DUF6146 family protein — protein sequence MKSIVTLLFVVISVLVACNSSKTQKTFEDKPKLESDTIRISNEAIEYDVIIIDGGFTSWFNSNAKPRNYYSQSYLEARNKIWVLEWNRRAMLPSQYNPNLYEMIINYETTVDYGYEVNYMIYNYLVYFQLTNKQQLGGFVPRI from the coding sequence ATGAAATCAATTGTTACACTACTTTTTGTAGTCATTTCGGTACTAGTGGCTTGTAATTCATCCAAAACTCAAAAAACTTTTGAAGACAAACCAAAACTAGAAAGCGATACAATTCGTATATCAAACGAGGCGATTGAATATGATGTTATTATAATTGATGGTGGATTTACTTCTTGGTTTAATAGCAATGCCAAACCAAGAAATTATTATTCGCAATCGTATTTAGAAGCAAGAAACAAAATTTGGGTTTTAGAATGGAACAGAAGAGCAATGTTGCCTTCTCAATACAATCCAAATTTATATGAAATGATTATTAATTATGAAACAACTGTTGACTATGGCTATGAAGTAAATTATATGATTTACAATTATTTAGTCTATTTTCAACTCACTAATAAACAACAATTAGGCGGATTTGTGCCCAGAATTTAA